TCATACGAAAAGTTTACTCCTTTCAACATtaacttttttaaattaactttcttacaattaaattttttagCACACTTTTTCGTTTCTCTAATTTTAAAGATGAAACTAAGGGACTGAgaaattgtttcacattttgtacgaaagttttttttttattctttcttaTACTGTTATGCATGATATGCAATCTGTTCGtagtttttaaattattccacaaTATTTACCCATATGTATCGTGACAAACCGTTTTCCAAGCATGTAAATTTATGTCACAAAAATGCAGTCAATGGCGCACCGAATCTAGTCCTGTAAACCCGCAGCGCACCCGAACCCAGCGCTATAGACAGGAGTACGCCATCGAGCGGTTTCGTcgagtttaattttttctcaaTCATGAGATTTGAGTttatttaaaagaaacaatgtgCTTTGATTAATTTCACAAGAATTCACCAGGTCTCGCACTTGGTGAACGTTTTAGATGCGTTTCATTAGCGTCAGTATGAAAATCGAAGCGACATAATAATAAAGATTCATGGTCTCGGTAGAATTCAAATGACTGATTTGATGCAAAAACcgagaaacaaagaaacgaCGAAACTTTGTTTACTTACCGTCGCTGTGCGGTCGATATGGTGAACTCTGCAACAATACAAAAAATCCAAATAAGCAGTTGAAGCAAGTTTCCATTGCAAAAATGCGAAAGGGAAGAATTGCATGAATGAATCTAACGAAAGCACAAACCAACTATCTTACCTATCAGCGGAACCGGATCCGTAATCGATGAATCGTGCTGTGCTGTCGTGAAAATGAACATCCTCCGGTGCTATCTCTTGAACAGCGCCGTCCATTATAAACATTTGGTCCATAATCGGGCTCAGTGGATGGCACGATTTACCCAGCAGATCATCTATGTTCGTAAGGTGTGTGATGAATGCTGATTGACACTGAATGTCCTTGAATGGTACAACTCCGCCGTTCGTATTGCTTCCCACGGTTCCGCTAGCCAAAAATCTCTCGTCAACTGTGGTTGCAGCTGAAGGAATGTTATCATAAGGCGAGACTCGACCGCCTAATCGAGGGCTATTATCTTCTATACCCTCCGGACTGGCCCGATGACCCAGGGGTGGTGTTTCACCAAGCATTTCCGCCGCATATTCACCGATTGGAAATTTCGGCAAACCAGCCGCTACCTTTGTTACGTTGTGCAATTCCTTTCcgatttgtgtttcgttttcaaagTCGTGCAAACTGGTTTCTTCCTCATCATGCTTCTCCGCGAATGTCGATAATTTGCGTGGACTATCGGCCAAATTATCCGAAGTGTCCGACATCATCCACCAAGCTTTCTCGCCGGATTCCACGTGTGTTATACGATACTTCGTAGGGCTAGTCTGTCCGCTACCTTTTTTAGAGCTGTTGAGGCTATTCGAGTTCAACTTGGAACCGGATCGAGATAAAAGCGGACCTTCGGATGTTTCCAGCATCCACCAAGGCTGTTCACCAGATTCGATGCGAGTTATCTTGAACGGTTTCGCTTTCACAGGACTACACTCGTGCACAAACTCAGATTCGGAAGTATGCTCTGTCTTTGACTGAGTTTTCTCGTCATTGTCTGAGCTGTACAACCACCAAGCTTTGTCACCGGAACGAACATGGGAAACTCTAAACAGTTGTCCATTTCTAGGTTCAGGTGTTGGTTCGTGCGATGGTCCACGACTAACCGAAGTACTACTTGAACCGCTGGTGGAATCCTTTCGCTTCAGTCCAGTCATTGCTTCCTCCCACCATGCTTCGTCCTCAGCTTCCAGTGTACAAACTATGAATCCTGCCCTTTTTTTACCACCACTATCACTGCTATTGCTTGGCCTCAGTGTTGGCGATTTGCATGATGCTTCAATATTTTGTTCAGTATTCACCTTATCGGTCAAATTGTCTGAACTATTCATCCACCAAGCCTTCTCTCCGGACTCGATACGAGTCACCTGGATCGGATGGAATGAATTAAGTGCCTGACTATCAAACAGGCCCGTCACCGTGCTACGGCCATCGCCGGCCTCTGATTCAGAGGTTCCTTCGGCAGACATTAACGCAGTGACGGCAGACATCGGCTTCTCCTCGGACGTTTCCTCCGACTCCGGACGTTTGGTCTCTTCCGACAACCACCACGGTTTTTCGCCAGACTCCACACGTTGGATACGGTAACAGAAGTTGCGAACACTTGGTAGCGATTCCTGAATAGTGTCTTCCTGTTTTGGGGAATGCGGCTCGAAATTGTCTGATTTACGCCACCAAGTCATACGTTGAAGCACCGACCTTCCCTCGTCATCCTTGTTACTGTCAAATTGACCTTGTTCCACATCATCTTGGTCGCTAGAATCATCCTTAATACTTTCCATGTAGTGAGTCCCTGCCTCCCAGCCTGCCTTCCCACTCACATCCGATGGCAAGTATTGCTCTGTGGAAGTGTTCTCGTAACAACGTTCTGGGACACCACGATTTTGATTCATCACGAAATTGGTTGCCAGCTGAATTGCTCGCCTGAGGAGCTcattgttggtggtgttcTGTGACTCATCGAGTGCCACCGACGAAGTACGGACCAGAGATTGCTCTCGATCTGTACTGGATCGGTCCGTTTCAGTATTGGAGGACCCGCTGGTGTCTTCACAGCTCGGCGATAACGAACTTCGAGCTGAAATTCCATTTTGATTGATCTGAACGGCCGTTTTGCCTTTTGTCATCTCGATCTGCGCCGCAGTAGACGCACCGGATGAACTGGAATAGCTGCTGGACGATTTGGTCGatgaggaagaagaagaggacTTGCATGGGCGCTCTGAAGCCGGGCCCATGTTAAGTGCTGATTTACGAAAGTCCTTGTTGGCAACCGATTTCATCGACACGATACCGTCCTTTGTTGGGACTGCAGGAGGTTTttccggcgaactttgtttaAGAAGTGTTCTGGGTCTGCCGATGTTCGTGCCAGTGTCCGTCAATAAGCTTGCCGTGGGCTTGGTGCTGTTCTGAGTGGACAAACTTAGATCCTTAACGCGAGCCGCCAGCTTCGATAACTCATGATTTTCCGAAGCGCCACTTTTCGTCGAGCTGACACTTGTTTCGCGGCTCAAACTAGGAGTGTCACGATTGTACTTTGACGAACTACTTGAGTAGCGCGTATAAAGAGGGGTGGGTGATGACGTACCCTCTTTAGAGTCGAAAAACGGGGACCAGCTACGGCACGACGGTTGATTGTAACGCAAATATCTTGTGGAGTCATCCATTCGATCGGACTGCATTTGTTTGTCGGCCGTTTCGACTGGGAGAAGCTGCTTCCGGATGgtcgtttcgattgttttgcctATCTCGACCCGTCGAGTGCGGATCAGAGGAGTTGTCCCAGGCCTGGTAGGCGATGTGCCCCTTGTTACCAAAGAGATTTCGATGAAAATTTTTGGTTCCTGCTGCAAACTGTTCTCGTTCTCCTCGGACGAATCCTCCGTCGTAGTGGTCTCGGAGCTGGAGGAACTTTCTTGCTTCGACTCGGTAGCTTGAACACACGACTGGGATTCTGGAGAGAATGCCTGACTCGACGTAAGAGGCGGTGAACACGGCAGCGGTCTATGAGTTTCTGGATTGAGCGAAAAGCGCGATGAAGGCCGAGTggctttcgcttcgtttgacGTCATATATGACAAAGCGATATCCGCGATCGGACTCTTGGTGACAGGACTCGCGCTTAGACCGAACCTGTTGGTTGCTCCTAGTCCACTATTTGAGCGAACATAGGATCGGCGTTGTCCTGAACCACCGAGTCCGTACTTATCACGAACCGATTCTACAGGACTAGAGCTCCGAGACGCCCGACTTCTACTTGTCAGTAACGCTGGGCTTGATTCTTTACTGCACACCTTCATACTAACAGCCGGACTAGGATCACGTGTCTTTTTTCCAGCATTTGACGACGTCGGTGACTTTGTGGTTTCAGTTTCGGTCTTGGACATACGCCCTCGCAACGTGCTTCTTTTTTTATCGGCTGGACTGGGATCTCGGGATTGTGATTTTGTGTGTACAGGTGTTCCAATTGAATTCTTTCGTGGCTGGGCGGCACTAGTATCTTGTTGTCGGAGACAGGGGTTGACGGTGATCGAGCTGGTAAAACGATGCTTTTGTTCGGTTTCTCCTTTTTTAGATATTGGCCCATATTTGAGATGATGAGTGGAAATCGGACTCGGATCACGCGAACGTGCCGCTGTTGCAATCATTTTATTAGCAAATTCAATATATCTCGGCTCCATGGGACTGGATTCTCGAGAGGTGCATGAACGTACCGTAGGGCTGGGATCACGAGACCGTGCTCGGGATTGTGCAAATGCTAGACCTCTTGATGATTGCTTTCTATATTCGTTAGACACCGCTTGCTTGGGCAGCTTATCCGCAACAGTCAAAGCATCGGTACGTTTACACCCCATGGCCGGACTAGCATCACGGGAACGAATGCTTTCGGTAACAAGTCCTGCAACAGGACTTGGATCCCGTTGTCGTGAACGTGTAAGTGAGTTTGAAGAGCCGAATTTTGACGCTGGACTAGGTTCGCGTGACTTATCCCTCTTAGCCACCCGACTGTAGCGTGTAGTGAACGTAACCGGAGGAGCATTATCTTTTTTCGATTTATCCGCAGTACTTCTCGCGGATTGAGTAACAATAGGTCCCTTCGCCGAAGGATCTTCTGACGAAGAAATGTCCTTCGTTGATCCATACTTCACTGCAATCAGTGCGGACTTTCTCAGCGGGCtcggtttgctttcttttatCTGGGCTTCGAGCTTTTTGGACGTTTCGATCAGCCGTTCTTTCTCCCGGTCGCGTTCTTTTACGCGCTCTTTTTCGCGCAATTCACGTTGCTTGCGACGTTCATCTTCTTTCGCTCTATCACAACCCTGTTCTTTATCCTTGTCGATAGACAAATTCGAGTAGCGGCTAATGAACGAAGACACGGTCGAGCTTGCGGACAATGTGGTAGCTGAACGAGGGCTGCGATACGAACCGGAACCATACAACGGACGATACGAGCTCGTGCTGGAAGAACTCAATGAACTGAACCGGGAAGCTGGCGTTGCATCTTTTGAGAGCTATAAAAAACAAGGTTTGAATAATGAGAAGCGTTAATGTAATAATAACCATGAGTGTAAAAGTTCATAATTTTAgtaatatttaatttactgtaatataataataataatgaaagaaGCGTTTGGATGTGTCTGattattaacattttttatcCAGTTAAttagtttaatgtttaatagtcGTACGTCGTACATGAGCCCCATGGCAATCCGATGGAGGTGTGTGAATATTACACAAAAAACGAGCTTGCAAGTGAACATGAAAAACACGGGTCGCCGACAAAAAGCGATAGGATGACGAAATACGACGAAACGATCAGATTCAACACTATGACCCAGTAGAAGGTGATGAAGGAGGTAAGGGAAAACACAACCAAGATGACGAATACATAGGCGAATACTTTACGACTCGCAGCAACCACCTTgtccgggaatcgaacccaggccagctgcgtatcaacgacgagcgttacgGACAACGCTATAAACAGGGTTATGAATATCAGCGTAAGtcaaaacaaaagttaaaaaaCTTATCCACATTCCCATTTAGTTCAACAAGAAGCGCAGGACTCCAAACGGAAACCGACAACCGGAATTGAACTTAGTCATATTTGGGATTGGCTGTTGGCTATTCCACGGAGTTCCCAATTCCTTATTTTTAATAACCATCCCACCGCAAACGATTGGCTACAGCGAGAAACTATTAAGCTTGATCTATATAAAAATTCACACGTATTctaaatatatttaaaaataatgagtggtggtagtggtcgATGACTTAGTTTCGAAAACCACATTCATTTCCTTGTAGCCTAGTTATTCATCGGTGGATTATCGGTGGATTATCAATACTTCATGGAATTACAAGATCATCTGTCCTAATTCTTCACTGAAAGTTAGTGAAATCGTGATCAAAGCTAATAAGGCATAAGGCATAAGGTTAATAAGGCATAGTCAAGGATTAATCGTAAATATTGAACCATTGATCCACATTTAAAACCAGGTTATGATTTACTTACGTGATAGTTCCGATACGACATCCTGTTCTTCGTGTTACAGCGAATTTGTCTACAACGTGCTAGCTAGTCACTGGCGAATATTATTCCCGACGTATCGTCAAATCACACATACAGCACAATTACGTACACCAGTTGAAGATTGGCCTCCCTTCACAAATACAGCATCAGACCCCATTAAAGACGAGCAAACCATCTATCAATTCAACCACAGGCATTCGACCAACATaagatatatatatatatatatatatatatatatatatatatatatatatatatgtatatatatgctgtatgtgtgtgtttttagaTATAAATATACATATACGGTGCAATGCCTTTGATTTGCCCGTAATTTCTACAAATTTTCTGTATCCATAACACCAGTAACAACCACCATCACATTATACGCTCATCGCCCACTTGTTGCATCACGCACTCGTTGGCCAACATCACTACTCGCCCCAGCCCCAAAGAAGAGCATGAGTTATGCCAGATTTGTTCACTGGTCTTCCACCAAGTCGATATGCACTATTCGAGCAAAGGTCTGCGTTTACCAAGCCTAGTAGTGGCAGGAATTTTGTGCAGTTCTTGCAACTGCGCACAACACGCATCACTCGAGGCGGACGAGTTACTGTTTCCAGCAGCAATACATTGCTCTCAATACTACAGTTTCTTTACACCCTACGAAATGATCTTTGCAGACGACAAAgttattttgaattttctctCACCTTCCAACACACACCAGGACAAACCGGAAAATACACAGAACACTTACACACGCAAGCCAGACCGTGGAATGGACTAATTCGTTGACGCAGGATATTTATAGatcactctttctctcgcctGTATTCCTACTACTTTCGACTCTCTTTCACAGACTGTTCCCTTAAAGCCGATTTCATAAAACGTTTCGAAAACTTGCACATTCTTTCTATTCGGTTATTAGAACATGTTGAGTAAGTTGCGCTCATTCCATTCGATACTATTCACTATCAGATACACATAAAAGGTATAGATGTAAGCCCACGGCTGCAAGTGAAGTCGTTTTGCGAACAGGAAACCGCGTGACGAACTACTGGCCCCGGCTGAGAGCAACTTTCGGCCAAGAGCGGCGGCAAGATAGACGACCGTGACCAGGAGTAGAATGCGCCGCAAGTGAAGCAACAGTATTGCCATGCTCCCTGCGTGCGGACACTAATTTTCGTCGAGGCCGAATAATCGAAGAAGTCAGAATTACCAAGCACCACTTCGGTAGACGAGTCCGTAAAAGATTCGCAAAACGTTAACGCACGCTATCGGCGTACACGTGGCTTGTTCGAAACTTAATTCACTACTGGCCGATGACTAGACTAGAGAACGAAAAATCCTCCCCGATACGAGATCATGAGAGAAGAAATATAGCCTCTCTAGCAAGTCGTCCTCGATGCTTCTAGTGCGCAGAAGTGACAAAAACGACACCATAGCCGGTGAAGGCGTTTGACAGACGTTTAAAGAAAGCTGAGCCGGGTAACAACTTCCTACTTGATGAAGAAAATGTAGTTTACTGGTGTTTTACATATTGTGTTGTCCGTATGTGTAGAGTTCAGGTTCAAGCGTTCAATTTATGTTCGAATTACTGAATATTTCAACCGATGCATTTCGACGTTTCCGATTGGTAAATTGATAATagttttcataaatttatagTACGTTCAGTTTTCATATCTAGTATAATGATCTTGTTCTAGAATTGAAAACACTTTCCTAAGCACCGACCTACGATGTACGGGAGTattcgaaaatcgaaagaattAAATCGCAACCGGAATCTCGCGACGTAGCTAGAGTATGCAGAGCCTGTCTGATCTTCTGAAAACTTATATTTAGCTCATTCATTAGGCGGAGATCGACGAGATCTTCAAGACAAGATAAGATCGTGGCGCAGAATAGAATAAATGAAATCTATCTTCAATACTCTTCCTGCTCTGAAATGAACAGCAATTAAAGTATCAGATTAGCTTACGGCGATGCAGCGGACACGGCACGAGCGGATTGTGTGCGCAATACGCGCCACGTACTGCAATCGGTCATACAATGTTCACTGTTGATGGCATTTGCTTTCTCAGGATAGTCGATGTATATTACACCACGCACATGCTTCTACTCTTTCTACTCAGATGAGCCTCGTTTTGATTCCGGTTACGTTTAAAAATGACCAAACGCTGCTCagaattttttattattcttaaagtttatttattacatttttctctgatttattcatttttcattttcacttcatttggACGTCCACTGCGTTCTGCATCATCAATACCTCTACGACCACATTTGTTTCTGATGGCGCGAAGTGAACCTTTTCAAGCCATCAGTTTTCGGGTCATTGCTTCTCTTGAACGTTCAAAAGTAATGTGTTCGaaaagttctgataattgTCTGATCTGTTCTGATCTGTTCTGTCTGAATGTTCTGATAACTCATTTCTGATCtataaggctggggaaaaagtaatccattatttttgggggaaattcaaaactttatttaagatgtttccgatggtgcgatttacgtcaaatatttaccgttttgtttgtaaaatgtgtTGTCTTTTTTAAGGTTCTTTAAgatagcttcataatgcctctccTATAGAGaagtcttggtcgttattggcgaacGGCTCgagcaatctattttcacaGTCCTTTCTTGCtgtcaatttcttatcactcagaaagttttgcaatgtgCGGAAAGGTGATAATCGCTGTTGCAAGGTACGAACTATACCGtgaatgcattaaaacttcccaaccaagctcccggagttCCTGGCGAGTCACCAAAGACGTGCGTAATATTTCGTtttcctgatggaacacaacatcTTTTCCGTTGGCATATTCTGGTCGTTTCTAGtcaatcgctagcttcaaacggtgcagttattgacagtagagatctgagTTTAGTATTTAACCACACGAAAGCgactcataataaacgattcctttcaagttccACCAAATACGCAGTATAACCTTCCTGGTCGTGCATCCtgttaagctgcttcaccacgtcGCGTCGCGGAAGCTGCGTTTTCACGTCACGGTTTCGTATCCCATTTCTtatccccagtacccatccgtttaagaaatggttcgatttcattccgtttggccaaaactgcgCATATGTAAGTTCGATCCATCAGTTCTGTTGTGTTAATAGGTGTGTCACCAAAACAtggagcttctttgtgaatccagctttgccTAAATGGCTAaaaactgtttgttgtttgttcgttaGCTCCTGGCcaatgctctgattactaacaaTCAACTTTAATTGTTATTTGTGTGGTTTTATCGACTTTTACGACGGCGGGTCTGCCTAagcgaggtgcatctttaaccTAAAACGATAACCTAAACTTAAGCTAAAACGATTCGATGGAACCAAATCTGCACGTTACTAGCTGTTGGAGTATCAGCACCATTGGCCACAATTTCAGTGGactagcttgaattttcgcctttgtcaaagaaaaaatgtaaaacgtaCTGAATTTTCTCTTATTTGGCCTCCGTTGTTAACACCCTGTTATaaagtggaacaaacaataaacagctttttgaatgaaa
The nucleotide sequence above comes from Anopheles bellator chromosome 1, idAnoBellAS_SP24_06.2, whole genome shotgun sequence. Encoded proteins:
- the LOC131215445 gene encoding serine-rich adhesin for platelets-like, whose amino-acid sequence is MSYRNYHLSKDATPASRFSSLSSSSTSSYRPLYGSGSYRSPRSATTLSASSTVSSFISRYSNLSIDKDKEQGCDRAKEDERRKQRELREKERVKERDREKERLIETSKKLEAQIKESKPSPLRKSALIAVKYGSTKDISSSEDPSAKGPIVTQSARKTHRPLPCSPPLTSSQAFSPESQSCVQATESKQESSSSSETTTTEDSSEENENSLQQEPKIFIEISLVTRGTSPTRPGTTPLIRTRRVEIGKTIETTIRKQLLPVETADKQMQSDRMDDSTRYLRYNQPSCRSWSPFFDSKEGTSSPTPLYTRYSSSSSKYNRDTPSLSRETSVSSTKSGASENHELSKLAARVKDLSLSTQNSTKPTASLLTDTGTNIGRPRTLLKQSSPEKPPAVPTKDGIVSMKSVANKDFRKSALNMGPASERPCKSSSSSSSTKSSSSYSSSSGASTAAQIEMTKGKTAVQINQNGISARSSLSPSCEDTSGSSNTETDRSSTDREQSLVRTSSVALDESQNTTNNELLRRAIQLATNFVMNQNRGVPERCYENTSTEQYLPSDVSGKAGWEAGTHYMESIKDDSSDQDDVEQGQFDSNKDDEGRSVLQRMTWWRKSDNFEPHSPKQEDTIQESLPSVRNFCYRIQRVESGEKPWWLSEETKRPESEETSEEKPMSAVTALMSAEGTSESEAGDGRSTVTGLFDSQALNSFHPIQVTRIESGEKAWWMNSSDNLTDKVNTEQNIEASCKSPTLRPSNSSDSGGKKRAGFIVCTLEAEDEAWWEEAMTGLKRKDSTSGSSSTSVSRGPSHEPTPEPRNGQLFRVSHVRSGDKAWWLYSSDNDEKTQSKTEHTSESEFVHECSPVKAKPFKITRIESGEQPWWMLETSEGPLLSRSGSKLNSNSLNSSKKGSGQTSPTKYRITHVESGEKAWWMMSDTSDNLADSPRKLSTFAEKHDEEETSLHDFENETQIGKELHNVTKVAAGLPKFPIGEYAAEMLGETPPLGHRASPEGIEDNSPRLGGRVSPYDNIPSAATTVDERFLASGTVGSNTNGGVVPFKDIQCQSAFITHLTNIDDLLGKSCHPLSPIMDQMFIMDGAVQEIAPEDVHFHDSTARFIDYGSGSADRVHHIDRTATQVIRKESAVEFQFVLTVA